One Paenibacillus riograndensis SBR5 DNA segment encodes these proteins:
- a CDS encoding HAMP domain-containing sensor histidine kinase has translation MKRSGIFIKVFIYTIIFSALLVGATAALFSQQLMFYFSRLRMEGISDTFQRMADQSQGEDDITELARRFYERDPSFQFYIRDKAGHIIYKTPGADISGIAIGQQPPGGKNSTILVNLNKDYNFHALRDDVFAVNYDKWIARALVMLSAMLAVCVIGAFVFARQMTKPIQTLANNTSKMSNLEEVPPLPERKDELGTLARDIHSMYDKLKDTISKLEDEILRERELEETQRYFFSAASHELKTPIAATSVLLEGMLENVGDYKDHPKYLRECVKMMDAQSKMISEILEIMNLNNGKIVPVPERLDIRHIVADMLPNYRTLSEANGQRMVMNILEGQTCFTDPQMLKKVLSNIILNAVQNTPGGGEIRIWSKPVADQYRLCVLNTRARIDDAVLPKLFAPFYRVDQARSRKNGRSGLGLTIVQRTLEAMDIGFALENTPDGVLFWIELPKM, from the coding sequence ATGAAGAGAAGCGGTATATTCATCAAGGTATTCATATACACCATAATTTTCTCGGCATTGTTGGTCGGTGCGACGGCAGCCCTGTTTTCGCAACAGCTTATGTTCTACTTCTCACGTCTCCGAATGGAGGGAATCAGCGACACCTTTCAGCGCATGGCCGACCAGTCGCAAGGGGAAGACGACATCACTGAATTGGCAAGACGCTTCTATGAAAGAGACCCATCTTTTCAATTTTATATCAGAGATAAAGCCGGACACATTATTTACAAAACGCCCGGTGCCGATATATCCGGCATCGCTATTGGCCAGCAGCCCCCTGGCGGCAAGAACTCCACGATTCTTGTGAATCTCAACAAAGACTATAATTTTCACGCTTTGAGAGATGACGTTTTTGCGGTGAACTATGATAAGTGGATTGCGCGTGCGCTTGTTATGTTGTCTGCCATGCTTGCCGTCTGCGTCATAGGCGCGTTTGTCTTTGCCCGGCAGATGACGAAACCAATCCAAACTTTGGCGAATAATACAAGCAAGATGTCTAATCTCGAAGAAGTCCCGCCCCTGCCGGAGCGTAAAGATGAACTTGGCACATTAGCCCGCGACATTCATTCCATGTACGACAAGCTGAAAGACACTATCTCCAAATTAGAGGACGAAATCTTACGGGAACGCGAGCTCGAGGAAACACAGCGGTATTTTTTCTCGGCAGCTTCCCATGAACTCAAAACGCCTATCGCAGCCACAAGCGTCTTGTTGGAGGGAATGCTTGAAAATGTAGGCGACTACAAAGACCACCCCAAATACCTGCGCGAATGCGTGAAGATGATGGATGCGCAGAGCAAAATGATTTCTGAAATACTGGAAATTATGAATCTGAACAATGGGAAAATCGTACCCGTTCCTGAAAGACTGGATATAAGACATATAGTTGCTGACATGCTGCCTAATTACCGGACATTGTCTGAGGCAAACGGTCAGCGTATGGTTATGAATATTCTTGAAGGTCAGACCTGCTTTACTGATCCTCAAATGTTAAAGAAGGTGCTTTCCAACATCATATTGAATGCGGTGCAGAATACTCCTGGAGGCGGCGAGATTCGGATATGGAGCAAGCCTGTTGCTGACCAATACCGCCTTTGCGTACTGAACACAAGGGCGAGGATTGACGATGCGGTTCTGCCGAAGCTATTTGCCCCATTCTACCGTGTAGATCAGGCGCGGAGCCGAAAAAACGGACGGAGCGGCCTGGGACTGACCATTGTTCAGAGAACGCTAGAAGCAATGGACATTGGTTTCGCTTTGGAAAACACCCCGGACGGCGTCTTATTTTGGATTGAATTGCCGAAGATGTAA
- a CDS encoding TetR/AcrR family transcriptional regulator, with amino-acid sequence MNPKPTLRDKKKEATAYALAEAAFELALEHGMDGFIVDDVVLKANFSRRTFANYFSCKEEAVAEYFIGNASKEDRNMLLKDLPPDATPLDALYNLLKLQFTSEFLYKLRQFVLLANQYPSLEPYILSVFRRLQIAAQETLEQFSHGRYADGYTHLLAGAVYGAFVPILDGRLNVLLPGESQEEDSGAMSFDQYLNSMFAYLHNGF; translated from the coding sequence TTGAATCCCAAGCCGACGCTGCGTGACAAAAAAAAGGAAGCCACTGCCTATGCCTTGGCTGAAGCTGCCTTTGAGCTTGCGCTTGAACATGGAATGGACGGCTTCATCGTTGACGATGTTGTCCTGAAGGCCAACTTTTCCCGGCGGACTTTTGCCAATTACTTCTCTTGCAAAGAGGAAGCGGTAGCGGAGTATTTTATCGGTAACGCTTCAAAAGAGGACAGGAATATGCTGCTCAAGGATTTGCCTCCGGATGCAACACCGCTGGACGCCTTGTACAACCTGCTCAAGCTGCAGTTTACCTCTGAGTTTCTGTATAAATTACGGCAGTTCGTATTGCTCGCGAATCAGTATCCATCTCTGGAGCCTTATATCCTCAGCGTATTCCGCCGCTTGCAGATCGCCGCGCAGGAAACGCTCGAACAGTTCTCCCATGGACGCTATGCAGACGGGTATACCCATCTGCTTGCCGGAGCTGTCTACGGAGCATTCGTGCCTATTCTGGACGGGCGGCTAAACGTGCTGCTGCCGGGTGAATCACAGGAAGAGGACTCTGGCGCTATGTCATTTGACCAATACTTAAATTCTATGTTTGCTTATTTACACAACGGCTTCTAA
- the murQ gene encoding N-acetylmuramic acid 6-phosphate etherase produces MNILLENLTTETRNQRTLELDQLSPAAVLKLMQEEDEKVSLAVKEKLGEIEKVVTCVVRSFKQGGRLIYTGAGTSGRLGILDAVECVPTFGTGPDMVQGLIAGGETAIRLAVEGAEDSGEQGEADLKQLNLTHNDTVLGIAASGRTPYVIGALKYAARIGASTASLSCNPDAEISKYAQYPIEILTGAEILTGSTRLKAGTAQKMVLNMISTAAMIGIGKVYSNLMVDVQPTNEKLVIRAKSIISEITGCDMDTASIYYERSHHQVKVAVVMLLAGLGLEEAQQRLQEAGGFIRQAVQHHKGE; encoded by the coding sequence ATGAATATTTTGCTGGAGAATCTAACCACGGAAACACGGAATCAACGGACTTTGGAGCTGGACCAGTTATCCCCTGCAGCTGTACTCAAGCTCATGCAGGAGGAGGATGAGAAGGTATCCCTGGCAGTGAAAGAAAAGCTGGGGGAGATCGAAAAGGTAGTCACCTGTGTGGTACGAAGCTTCAAGCAGGGTGGACGTCTGATTTATACCGGGGCAGGAACAAGCGGAAGATTGGGGATTCTCGACGCCGTAGAGTGTGTGCCTACATTTGGAACCGGTCCGGACATGGTGCAGGGCTTGATCGCAGGTGGAGAAACGGCAATCAGACTGGCAGTCGAAGGTGCGGAGGATTCAGGGGAACAAGGTGAAGCTGATCTTAAACAGCTGAATCTGACGCATAATGATACTGTACTGGGAATAGCCGCCAGCGGGCGGACACCGTATGTCATCGGTGCATTGAAGTATGCTGCCCGGATTGGGGCGTCTACGGCCAGCTTGTCCTGCAATCCGGATGCAGAGATCAGTAAATATGCACAATACCCGATCGAAATTTTGACAGGGGCGGAGATCTTGACAGGTTCTACCCGCTTGAAGGCCGGAACCGCCCAGAAGATGGTGCTGAACATGATTTCCACCGCAGCCATGATCGGCATAGGCAAGGTTTACAGCAATTTAATGGTGGATGTGCAGCCGACCAATGAGAAGCTGGTGATCAGAGCCAAATCGATCATTAGCGAGATCACAGGCTGCGATATGGATACAGCCTCCATTTATTATGAAAGAAGCCATCATCAGGTCAAAGTAGCTGTAGTGATGCTGCTTGCGGGACTTGGGCTTGAAGAGGCGCAGCAAAGATTGCAGGAAGCGGGAGGATTTATTCGTCAGGCGGTACAACACCACAAGGGGGAATAA
- a CDS encoding response regulator transcription factor: MGIRILLVEDDEHICNTVKTFLSEAGYKVDACLDGSEALKNFYDNVYHLVILDIMLPGLSGHELLREFRKLNNTPVLMMTALSDDDNQIRAFDGEADDYVTKPFKIQLLLKRVEALLRRSGALAREIRFGKLTLLPEDFKAIYGSTEVPLTLKEFEILMLLVQNTGRTLSHETILSRVWGYDFDGDGSTVHTHIKNLRAKLPDNIIKTVRGVGYRLEEEAT; this comes from the coding sequence ATGGGCATACGAATTCTGCTTGTCGAGGATGACGAGCATATATGTAATACCGTCAAAACCTTTTTAAGCGAAGCCGGATATAAAGTAGACGCCTGCCTAGATGGCAGCGAAGCGCTTAAAAACTTTTATGATAATGTTTACCACCTTGTCATTCTCGACATCATGCTGCCAGGCCTAAGTGGTCACGAGCTTTTACGGGAGTTTCGCAAGCTGAATAATACGCCTGTTTTGATGATGACCGCTCTTTCAGACGACGATAATCAAATCCGGGCGTTTGACGGCGAAGCGGACGATTATGTGACAAAGCCGTTCAAAATCCAGCTTCTGCTGAAACGTGTGGAAGCCCTGCTCCGGCGAAGCGGGGCGTTGGCGCGGGAAATCCGCTTTGGCAAGCTGACGCTTCTGCCGGAGGATTTTAAAGCAATCTACGGCAGCACGGAAGTGCCCCTGACATTAAAAGAATTTGAAATCCTTATGTTATTGGTTCAGAACACGGGGAGGACGCTATCTCATGAAACTATCTTATCCCGCGTGTGGGGTTATGATTTTGACGGTGACGGCAGCACCGTGCATACCCACATCAAAAACCTGCGGGCGAAGTTGCCTGATAATATCATCAAGACGGTTCGCGGCGTAGGTTACCGGTTGGAGGAAGAAGCGACATGA
- a CDS encoding VanZ family protein, whose product MNKRERIETVFLSGVFICYMLFLTKLLLLSRVSHLDLFNSQRTIVRSINLIPFNSIMEYLFSSSAAIKKFSFANVVGNIEIFIPLGTYLTLFKKDKRATTNLLLIFIVSLFVEITQGLLGIGAADVDDIILNCVGGLVGVIGYKFLLLILRDQKKVRAVITILSAIGLPYLLYLLFFVKLRL is encoded by the coding sequence ATGAATAAACGAGAGAGAATTGAAACGGTCTTTTTATCTGGAGTTTTCATTTGTTACATGCTTTTTTTAACTAAATTATTGTTATTATCCAGAGTTTCGCATTTGGATTTGTTTAATAGTCAAAGAACGATAGTCAGGTCAATCAATCTCATTCCTTTTAATAGCATAATGGAATATTTATTTAGCAGCTCTGCCGCTATTAAAAAATTCTCATTTGCTAATGTGGTTGGCAATATAGAGATCTTTATTCCTCTTGGCACCTATTTGACATTATTCAAAAAAGATAAAAGAGCAACAACCAATCTGCTATTAATATTTATAGTAAGTTTATTTGTTGAAATTACTCAGGGGCTTTTAGGCATCGGAGCAGCAGATGTTGATGATATAATTCTAAATTGCGTGGGTGGATTAGTTGGTGTAATAGGTTATAAGTTTTTACTGCTAATATTACGGGATCAGAAAAAAGTACGTGCTGTAATCACAATACTATCCGCAATAGGATTGCCTTATTTATTATATTTGTTATTCTTCGTGAAATTACGCCTCTGA